The segment TCCGCCCGGACGGCTCCACCTACACCGAGGCCGGCCTCAGAGCCGGATACGAGGTCGCGGCGGAGAACCAGCGCGACGACGGAATCAACCGCGTCATCCTCCTCTCCGACGGCGTCGCCAACGTGGGCGAGACCGATCCCGAGGTGCTCGCCGACGACATCGTCTCGCCCATGGCGGAGGACGTTCCGCTGCTCACCGTGGGCGTGGGGATGGACGTCTTCAACGACCCCCTGTTGGAGCAGCTCGCCAATCAGGGGGGCGGCTTCTACACCTTCGTCGACAGCGAGCACGAGATCGAACGGCTCTTCGCCGACGACCTCACCGGGACGCTGGAGGCGGTCGCCACCGACGCCCGGGTCCAGGTCACCTTCGACCCCGACGAGGTGGAGAGCTTCCGACTTCTGGGGTACGAGAACCGGCAGATGGAGGACGAGGAGTTCCTCGAGGAGGACGCCGACGGGGGACACCTGGGGGCCGGACACTCGGCCACCGCCCTGTACGAGGTGGCCATGCCCAACGTGCGGGAGAGCGCGGACGCCGCGGAGGTGGCGCAGGTCGAGGTGCTGTGGACCGATCCGGACTCCGGCGAAACCCTGCAGGACGTCACCACCCTGCAGCACAAGGATCTCGCGGAGGCCTTCAACGAGGCGCCCGACGCCCTCCAGGAGACGATCCTCGTGGGCGCGTTCGCGGAAGGGCTGCGCGGAGCACCGTGGGGTGAGGAGATCGCGATGGGAACCGTGGCGACGAACGCGCGCCGTCTCGCTGACGACCAGCCGAGCGACCGCCCGTTCGGCGAGTTCGCGGACCTCGTGGAGACCGCCACCGAGCTCTGACCGTCGTTTCGGCGCCGTGGTCCGGACGGGCCGTGAGGTCCGGGACGACGAAGAGCCGCGGAGGGCCCAGGCCCTCCGCGGCTGGTTTCCCCCTAGTGACGGTCAGTCTGACCAGGGGAGGAACCGGCGCTTACGCGCCCACCACACGGCCGCCGTGCCGCCTCCCATCAGGAGCAGGCCCACAGACGTCAAGCCGATCAGCGCACCACCGGTGACCGGCAGTCCGCCACCCGGCTCCTCCTCCCCGGGCCCCGGCGTGGGCTCGGGCGTGGGGCTCGGAGTCGGGCTGGGTTCCGGTTCGGTGTCGCTGTTGGTGATGGAACAGGTGACGTCGTCCCCGGGCCCAATCTCGATCTCCGCCCCCTCGGACGTCTCCTCCTCGTCGTCCCAGCGGCAGGTCCAGTCCGAGGCGACGTAGCCCTCAGGTCCGTCGGCCTCGGAGAGGACGTAGGCACCTTCCTCGACCTCGACGTTGGTGACCTGCTCGGACCCACTCACACCAGAGATCGGGGTCGGACCGTCCGCGACGAGTGTCCAGTCCTCGGGCTCGGCCTCGCCACCGTGGGTGTTCTCCACGTTCTTCTCCAGGGTCAGCCGCGCCTCCTTCGCACACGTGACCGTGTTGGTGACGGTGGCGTGGGTGCCGCCCTTCTCGACCGTGACGTCGTGCGGGAGGTCGACGGCCGCGAGCTCCCCGTTGATCTCGGTGACCTGGGTGAGGTCGACGGTGCAGCGGTCGGGCACGTCGACGGTCTCGTCGATCGTGGCCTCTTCGCCGACCTTGTAGCCCTCGCGTGGGACGCCCCAGTCCTGGTCGGAGGCGCCTTCGTCGCCTGGTCCGGTCAGGGTGAGCTGGGCGTCGAACCCGTCGGGCTGGTCACCTTCCTCGTAGGTCTCGCCGTTGATCTCCCACGTCTTGTCCACGGTCAGGCCCTGCTTGGGCTTCTTACAGGTGACCGCGTTGGTGACGGTGGCGTGGGTTCCGTCCTTCTCGACGGTGACCTCCGCGGGGAGGTCCTCGGTGACCGCGTCGCCGTTGATCTCGGTGACCTGGGTGAGGTCGACGGTGCAGCGGTCGGGCACGGTGACGGATCCGTCGATCGTGGCCTCTTCACCGACTTCGTAGCCCTCGCGCCCGACGCCCCTGTCCTGGTCGGAGGCGTCTTCGTCGCCGGGCCCGGTCAGGGTGAGCTGGGCGTCGAAGCCGTCGGGCTGGTCACCCTCCTCGTAGGTTTCGCCGTTGATCTCCCACCGCTTGTCGACGACGAGGTCCTGGTCGGGCAGAGGCCGGTTGTAGATCGTGCAGGTCACCACGTCATCGGCGGGCATGTCGATCGTGAAGCCCGGGTTGGCCGGATCGGAATCGTCGTTCTCGACCGGGATCGGGTCACCCTGGAAGTCCCGACACACGGCGTTCTGGCCGTCCTGGGTGACCAGCGTGTAGCCATCCCGCTGTGTCTCGTGGACGGCGACTTCGGCGCTGTCGGCGCTGCCATCGAAGGTCAGTGGGAAGGTGACGGTGCCGGTCCCGTCGCCGGTGGTGCTCTGGGTGTCGGGCAGCCCGCCGACGTCGCCGTTGGGCGCGTCACCGGAGATGTTCAACCCGGACCCCATAGGTATCGCGCCGGAGATGTCGTCGCCGGTGTTCTCCTGGGGCACGACCTTGTTGACCACATTCAGCGAGTTGCCGCACATCTCCAGCATGAGATCGCGCAGCGCGGGCCCGACCGCGTCCAAGTCGTCCGCGTCCACGGCGCAGACGCCCCCGTCTGGGTCGACCGGATCGCTGGCGTCGGCGGCGAAGAGGCCGATGCCAGCGCCCTCCAGCGGCGTCGCACCGTTGACGTTCCCGTCGATCGTGGCCCGGTCGGCCCCCGGGGCCACCGAGATGACGGACTCGTCATCGGCCGGGGCCGGGACGTACTGGGCCTCGGTCTCCGGTTGTGCCAGAGCCGGTCCCGCGGTGAGAACACCGGCCGTCATCACGGTGCCGAGTGTCGTCGCGGCAGCCACCGCTCCGACCGCCCAGGAACACCACCCAGGTATGCCCGCACCTAATATGCCTCTTCGCGCCATTGTCTACCTCGCTCGCCAAATAACTCCAGTCGATCACTAACGGTAGTTTTATATAGCTCTTAGTAGTCGCTGTGGATATTCGTCGGCGTGCCCCCGAAAACCCCTGGTGATAGGTGAAATGTCGGAAATGTGCATCAGGCACACTGGTCCTCGACATCCATTCCGCCCGGAGAGCCCGTGCACACAGTTACGACAATCCAGCAGATAGCCTCGCCCACGCTGGACGCGGTGTTTCTCGCGATCACATTCCTGGGAAACGCCGAGGCCTACATCGCGCTGCTCGCGGTGATCTACCTTGCCGTCAACGCGCGACTGGGGCGTCAGGCCGGTGTCTATCTCTTACTGAGCGCGTTTCTGAACGCGCACCTCAAGGAGATCGCGCACACCGCGCGCCCGTTCGAGGTGAATCCGGGGGTCGTGCGCGGTGACCTCGCCCTCGACACCGCCGGCGGCGCCAGCTTCCCGAGCGGGCACGCCCAGATGAGCGCCACGTTCTGGGGATACCTGGCCGTTCGTGTTCATCGGGGCTGGTTCTGGGGTGTCTCGATCGCCCTCGTGGCGCTGATCTCGTTCAGCCGGCTCTACCTGGGCGTGCACTGGCCGGTCGACATCTGGGGCGGCCTGGGCATCGCCGTGCTCGTCATCCTGCTCGCCCTGGCGACCGATCGCTACGTCGTTCCCCGACTGCGGATGTGGCCGCGACCGCTTCTGTTCACCCTGGGCCTGCTGGTCCCGTTCGCGCTCCACCTGGTCCTGGGGACGAACGACTCCGACCTGCTCCTCGGCGCCATGGCGGGCTTCCTCACCGCGCCGATGGTGGTGACGCACCGGGTGCCACGGGGGTTCTGGCGTCGCGTGGCACTCGCGACCGGTGGACTCGTGGTGATCGCGGCCCTGATTCTGGGCTCCAGCGCGCTGCTCCCCGACGTCGTCAAGGACAGCGCGCTGGGTGGCTTCCTGCGCTACCTCGCGGTGGCGTACGTGGGTCTGGCCCTTATCCCGTGGCTGGCGCGGCGCGTCGGCCTGGCACCGGACGAGGGGCAGGAGCCGACTACAGCCGGGCCCGTTTGAAGTTGATCTCGGCGTTGGCGCCGGTGTCCGGGCTGACGATCACTTCCTGGGCGGCGGCGATGTCGTCCACGACGAACTCGGCGTCGACGTCCACGTTCCGCTTGACCAGGCCCAGGGCGATGGGGCCCAACTCGTGGTGACGCGCGGACGTCCCGACGAAGCCGACGGTCTTGTCCCCGAGCATGACCGGTGATCCGCGCTCCGGCAGGCGCTCGGCGCTGCCGTCCAGGTGCAGCAGCACCAGACGGCGTGGTGGCCGCCCCACGTTGTGGATCTTGGCGATGGTCTCCTGGCCCGGGTAGCAGCCCTTGTTAAGGTGTACGGCCGTCTCCGACCAGCCGGTCTCGTGCGCGATCGTGCGGTCGTCGGTGTCCAGGCCGTGGCGTGGGTGGTGCGACGCGATCCGCCAGGCCTCGTAGGCCCACATACCGGCGGTGGCCGCTCCCGCCTCGCCGAGCCGCTCAGCACTGGCGACGAGGTCGGTGCGGGGGAGGAGCAGGTCGATCGCCGCCGGTCCGCGCAGAGCGATGGCGGAGTCGAGTCCGGCGGCTTTCACGACCGCGTCGCGCTCGGGGCCCACCACGGAGATCACCGCGAAGTCGGGGGAGAGGTCCTCGACCTCCACCTGGTAGAGGAACCGCATCTTGTCGAGGAACTCCACCACGGAGGCGCCGGCGCCGGGCTCCACGTGTGCCCACACCGCCGAACCGTCGTCCACCAGGTAAAGGTGGTCGTGCACCCGCCCGTTGGCGTCCAGCCGCAGCGCCTCGGTGGCCGTCCCCGGTTCCAGCTTCTCCAGGTGTTGGCTGGTCAGGGTGTGCAACCACGACAGCCGGTCCGGTCCGGAGACGCGCACCACGTCACGGTTGCTCCGGTCCACCCAGGCGGCGGAACGCTCCATGGCGCGTTGTTCGGTCACGGGGTCGGAGTAGTGCGCGGCGACACCTTCGTCGGGGGCGCCGGCGGCGACCGCTCCGGGACGGTTGAGGAACGGGGAAGTCATATTCCGAAGAACCCTACTGGTCGGTGCTGCATTCCCGGCACCGGCCGAAAACGGTGAGGTGTCGGGCGTCGGCGTCGAACGCGTGGCTGTCCCTCAGCTCGGCCACCATCGAGGAGGCGACGCTGAGGGGGATGTCGGACACGGCCCCGCAGCCGCGACACACCAGGTGCAGATGGTCGGCGTGCTCGGCGAGGTGATACGCCGTCCCCTGTCCGAGGTGGGTGTGGGTGACCAGTCCAGAGCGTTCCAACGCGTCGAGCGTGCGGTAGATGGTCGAGAGGTCGATCCCCTGTCCGGTGTGCTCGCGGATCGCGTCCGGCGTCGCATGATCCAGATCACGCACCGCGTCCAGGATGAGGCGTCGTTGCGGCGTCACCCGGAAGCCACGGGATCGCAGCTCCTCAGCCCAGGTCTGTGCCATGGCCGCAGTCTACCGATGCTTCTCCGCGTGGCCTGGTCTCTCCGCGCTCAGCCGGGATCCGGCATGTGGCTTGCGGGTGTCCTGGGACGGCGCCCGCGGAAGCCGACGCAGGCCGGAAGGGCCCACCCTCGGCGATCGGCGGTGCGACAGCAAACCCACCCCCGTGACGGGTGGACGCCCTCCCCCGTGGGGGAGACGACGAAAAAAGCGCTTGCTTGCCTGGAAGCGACCGCATAACGTCATGTCCACGCAAGAAAGGAGGTGGTCCAAGAGTGATGAAGCATTGGACTTGCGAGGTGTCCGCCCGCTAGGGGCGCGACCCGTACGTCGTTATGGATCGCGTCAGCGAATCCACTGTGGACACCCGGAGCCCCCGGACGGTCGGTCAGTCCAGCCGACCCCGCCGACATCGGCGGAGTACGTCCGGGGGCTCCGCCATGTCCAGCGCGCGTGAACCGTCGGCTCCGCGTCGGCGCCGAGGCGTCAGGCGCGTTTGAGCTGGGCGGACATCTGTCGTTTGCCCTCGCCGCCGTGCAGGTCCCACGCGTAGCCGAGCGCGGCGCGGTCCGCGCCGATCAGGCCGTACAGACGGTGGCCACCGGCCACCTCTCCGGCCGTGTCGCTGCGCAGCACCGCGTCGGTCACCAGCTCGATCCGGTTGGCGAACACCGTCCCGTAGTAGAGCTCGGTGAAGCCCTCAGGGTGTACGAAGAGGGCCTCCACGTGTGGAGCCGGCTCGCCGTCGTTCTCCTCCGCCGCGCGTTCCGCGTCGGGGCGGGCCCGCCAGTATCCCGACTCCGAGGTCAGGGTCGTCGCCGGCGTGCCGTCGGCGTTGAGCCGCCACGCCGTGGCCCGGTACTCCAGGTAGGAATCCGTACGCCGGATGAACTCGACCTCCTGCCCGAACTGCTGTTCCTCACCGTCCGGGAAGTCCGTGACTCCCACGCCCTCCCAACGACCAACGAGGAAGGACAGTCGGTCCAGGCCCG is part of the Spiractinospora alimapuensis genome and harbors:
- a CDS encoding phosphatase PAP2 family protein, whose protein sequence is MHTVTTIQQIASPTLDAVFLAITFLGNAEAYIALLAVIYLAVNARLGRQAGVYLLLSAFLNAHLKEIAHTARPFEVNPGVVRGDLALDTAGGASFPSGHAQMSATFWGYLAVRVHRGWFWGVSIALVALISFSRLYLGVHWPVDIWGGLGIAVLVILLALATDRYVVPRLRMWPRPLLFTLGLLVPFALHLVLGTNDSDLLLGAMAGFLTAPMVVTHRVPRGFWRRVALATGGLVVIAALILGSSALLPDVVKDSALGGFLRYLAVAYVGLALIPWLARRVGLAPDEGQEPTTAGPV
- the ygfZ gene encoding CAF17-like 4Fe-4S cluster assembly/insertion protein YgfZ codes for the protein MTSPFLNRPGAVAAGAPDEGVAAHYSDPVTEQRAMERSAAWVDRSNRDVVRVSGPDRLSWLHTLTSQHLEKLEPGTATEALRLDANGRVHDHLYLVDDGSAVWAHVEPGAGASVVEFLDKMRFLYQVEVEDLSPDFAVISVVGPERDAVVKAAGLDSAIALRGPAAIDLLLPRTDLVASAERLGEAGAATAGMWAYEAWRIASHHPRHGLDTDDRTIAHETGWSETAVHLNKGCYPGQETIAKIHNVGRPPRRLVLLHLDGSAERLPERGSPVMLGDKTVGFVGTSARHHELGPIALGLVKRNVDVDAEFVVDDIAAAQEVIVSPDTGANAEINFKRARL
- a CDS encoding nitrobindin family protein, giving the protein MGDESRTGLDRLSFLVGRWEGVGVTDFPDGEEQQFGQEVEFIRRTDSYLEYRATAWRLNADGTPATTLTSESGYWRARPDAERAAEENDGEPAPHVEALFVHPEGFTELYYGTVFANRIELVTDAVLRSDTAGEVAGGHRLYGLIGADRAALGYAWDLHGGEGKRQMSAQLKRA
- a CDS encoding vWA domain-containing protein → MRRSHTRAWRRGRLAAAAAAALLLGIAGCSGSSDNAEEGAADAPAPQGPGALPLTQPDPNIDGNFTDYGVNPEIDTAEDNKSTFALDVDTGSYSIVRSHLDQGLLPDEAAVRTEEMVNYFPQDYDAPAEGLRAHIDGTSVPFLDDSTRQVLRVGVQAAEVEPEDRQPATLTFVIDRSGSMEGRNMEMVRSALHTLVDGLDPEDEVGIVTYGDDATHELETTPASEETAIRSVIDDLRPDGSTYTEAGLRAGYEVAAENQRDDGINRVILLSDGVANVGETDPEVLADDIVSPMAEDVPLLTVGVGMDVFNDPLLEQLANQGGGFYTFVDSEHEIERLFADDLTGTLEAVATDARVQVTFDPDEVESFRLLGYENRQMEDEEFLEEDADGGHLGAGHSATALYEVAMPNVRESADAAEVAQVEVLWTDPDSGETLQDVTTLQHKDLAEAFNEAPDALQETILVGAFAEGLRGAPWGEEIAMGTVATNARRLADDQPSDRPFGEFADLVETATEL
- a CDS encoding Fur family transcriptional regulator; the encoded protein is MAQTWAEELRSRGFRVTPQRRLILDAVRDLDHATPDAIREHTGQGIDLSTIYRTLDALERSGLVTHTHLGQGTAYHLAEHADHLHLVCRGCGAVSDIPLSVASSMVAELRDSHAFDADARHLTVFGRCRECSTDQ